The Capricornis sumatraensis isolate serow.1 chromosome 20, serow.2, whole genome shotgun sequence genome contains the following window.
TCTTTAAAACCTACAATCCTGTGTGATACAGGGCACAAAGCTTGAACTCCCTTTGTGGCTGGCAAAGGGACTTTTTGACAACAAGCGGCGGATCCTTTCAGTGGAACTTCCCAAGATCTACCAGGAGGGTTGGAGGACTGTGTTCAGTGCAGACGCCAACGTGGTGGACCTCCACAAAATGGGACCACATTTCTATGGGTTCGGCTCCCAGCTCCTGCATTTTGACAGTCCAGAGAATGCCGACATCTCCCATTCTCTCCTGCAGGCAAGTAACTGACATGAAAACCTATGGCATTGCACATGACTCAGGAGATAGCTGTGCTGGCCACCAGATGTTACTCTTACCCAGGGGAGTGTATGATTTATGCGATCAGTGTATTGTTATTCTAGGTCAGCCTACAGTTAGGCTGTGTTTGCCTATTACATATGCATGTAACTATGACTTGTGTGCTGCTCTTTATATTTGCTTGCTAAGAGTTGGAACCAACAGGAAATCCTGGAAATAAGAAAGGGGTTATGGGTGATCACAGGTGATAGGCAGAGGAGGCTCAGACCTCCTTCTGACTGAATCCCAAACCAAATTCTTGCCTGTAAGTGTtcagggctttaaaaaaaatgtatctgatTTCTCTCTGGCACTTCTTCTTCAGACATTTGTTGGACGTTTCCGCCGCATCATGGATTCTTCCCAGAACGCTTACAATGAAGACACGTCGGCACTCGTGGCCCGGCTAGACGAGATGGAGAGAGGCTTGTTTCAAACAGGGCAGAaaggactgaatgactttcagtgTTGGGAGAAGGGGCAGGCATCTCAGCTCACAGCTTCCAACCTGGTTCAGAACTATGCAAAGAGAAAATTCACTGACATGGAAGACTGAAGGCCAGAAGAACACAGAATTTCTCCCTGTAGACTTATCCCTGCATGCGTCCCTGATAGGAGCTGCGTTGACCTTGTAAAGGGCAAGAATCATGTCCCATCTTGGGGCTTATTCCCTGTAGCAGTGTCAGGAGTGGTGTGATATGCTGGGTGTTGTCCCTGGCTCTCTGAGTCTTCCAGGACTGTCCTACCTGCTGACCCGCAGCCTAGGCCTCCTTAGCCCAGGAACCCACAGCCGAGGTCCTTCATAAAGAAGGATCATTAACACATACATCGCAATAGAGTTAGAACCGGGATTCCTTGTGCCTGGGAGTTTGGACAGCCTTCGATATCCAGTTTCACCAGCTCCAAAGGATGGGTACAAATGGACCTTTCCTGCCTGTTCATAAGACGTCCTCCTGAGCTGAACTGCCTCATCTTCCTTGTGGTTGTACAAAGGATAGTACCCCCGGAGATGCTGGCCCTCCTTGTAAGTATCACCTGCCACCTTCCTATGGGGAATTACCCAGTTTCCAAAAGCAATTGCCAAgaataaggaaggaaaagaggaaaggccGATGAGTGGCCTGGCCTTTACTAAAGAGAAGAcgttgttttccttttctgtgatgaGGGCTTCGTACACTGGTCTTCACAAAACTACAGTCAGCCTAGACGGGGAATGGTTAAACTGAGCTTGTTTTTGCCTGTGAGATCTCAGTTACTTCATGCCCTCCCTAGGAAAGCTGTCAGAGAGTCCTTTGGAATTGCAGAGTAGTTATTAAAGGGTGTTAACCAGCCCTTCTTACATTGAGATCAGGACTTCAGTGTTGCTGATTAAGAGCTCTGTTTGAGGAGCTTAGCATGGCAGAAGTGAGTGGGCAAGAGACCTCGGTCATGGtttttttctcttcaagaaattttgcaATATGATTATATGTGGATTCCTGACCAGTTACCAAGAGTCTCTGTAAGCAACCACGAAACTCTTACCTTGGAGATCAAGGAGGAAACCTCAGCAGAGTAGGAAACAGCATCCTGGGCCCACTGGACCTTTTGAAGGACAGTTCTCTCCATGCCATGGCTCCCCTCCCAGCTTCCCACAGCTGGTGAAAATCACCTTTGTCAGTGGAAATCACAGTGGAATTTGGGTCTCCAGATTGTGCAGATGTCTAGATGCAAACTTAGAATgtcagaaatgttttttaaatgcctGTTTTTAAGATGGAACTGATGTTTTTAAAGTTTGATTTTAGTGCTAAATAAATGATCCATTTTGCACATGAATACATTCTGTACAAGTGCTATTTCTGGAACTCGAGTACTACAGATGATCAGACAAAGCTCTCAGAGAATGTTGTCTTTGATCATACTTGACAGTAATGCCCAAATAAATCCATGTTTTAGCAACTGCTCTTTTGTTTGCACAATACTCATAAATATGGGAGACATTCCCTATAGGGATGGGCTGTGTCCTAGAGAAGAGTGACTTCACTGATGTCACAGCATTCACATATAGCCCGGGCCCCCAGAGATAATTCAGAGTCAGTGAGAAAggcatattatttaatttttgaattcaCAGACAGCTTTGTTTGTAAAGTCAGTCCTAAGGctgctgccatttttttttttgccaggccGCTccgcatgtgggatcctagttccctggccaggggtgAAACCCATGACCCCTGGAGGGGATGCTCAGAGTCTTTGActactgcgccaccagggaagtccctggtaccatttttttattttattagagaCGATTTTTTGCTCAGAGGCCGCATGTCAAGAATATGTGAGTATGcacatgaaaaatatatttcatttaaaattttgaacaaaTTATATTGCAAGGAGCTTCTGAAGCCCCATCTCCAAATTACAGATTTGCCTTCCAGGCTGTCAATTCCAAACCTTCTTCCCCACAACCATCCCCCAAATCAGTCTCTTGATGCCTTCAAAGAGGTgaattttttaagtcaacaaattCGCTCAAATACTAAATCACTCTTAACAACTTATTGACTAGAGATATATTAATATGTCTTTTGTTACCCAAATGTTATTGACTGGAgtgtttcaatattcacttacaaAACAAATCGCTGACCACAGGTgtcagtttctgcaaaaatcccccacTCAATAAAAATCAAGGGGGGATGTACACTCTTTCCTCTTAAAGGCTCTTTCCCCAGGTAATTCTGGCCTTAATTATATACAAAAGACCTCACCATCTTCAGGCTTTCCCTTGAAGTACAGGTTGGGCTGCTGAGAGGAGTGGAGGCTTGGTCTCCTAAGTCAAGTCCTTGCACTCTCCCAACTTCTGTGTTTTGGACGGCTCCAGCCTCAATCCTTGGACTTATCCAGCCTCAGTCCTTGGACCTTTCCTAACCATTCTGACTCCCTCCAGTGTCGTTTGTCAAGTTTTAAATACCACCTCCTATACACTGAGGACCCCCAAATTCCATCTCCAGCCAGACCTCCTTTAAACTCCAGACTTGCAGGCAACCACCTTGACCTTCCCTTTTAACATCTGACCCACGTGGCTAGAAGTGAAGCCTTGATCTTACTCTCAGTCTCTTCTCGTCCTCTCTGTTGTCTGTGTTTCTGACCACTCCATCTTTCCCTACTGCTTATGACAAGAATATAGGAATCCTCCTTGGCCATCTTTCTCTTACTCTCCTTATCCTTTGGATCAACTTTCAAAACATTGGCAGAACCTGCCCACATCTTCCCCACCTCCACTCCTGTCGAGTGGCTGTGGCCACCTTCCACCTGCCTCCCTGCATTCattcaccacccccacccctagcCTTCAGATTCTTCTTACCAAAGCAGCCAGAGTGGTCTTGTTTAAtcagggactaccctggtggtccagtggttgagactcctcactcccagtgagggagacctgggttcagtccccgggttgggaagatcccctggaggaggccatggcaacccactccagtattcttgcctggaaaatcccatggacagagcagcctgctgggctacagtccatggggtcacaaaagagtcggacaccacagagcaactaaacagcagcagtcagggaactaagatccccgcCTGCCAGGGGGTACAGAGGGAAAAAGCAATCAGAGCTGCTCAAACCGCCCCCTCCTTGTCAGAAAAAGGCCACtcttatcatcagttcagttcagtcgctcagttgtgtccagttgtttgcgaccccatggactgcaacatgccaggcctccctgtccatcaccaactcctggagcttgctcaaactcatgtctgttgagtcggtgatgccatccaacaatctcatcctctgtcatccccttcacctcccaccctcaatctttcccagcatcagggtctttttaaataagtcagctcttcgcattaagtggccaaagtattggtgtttcagcttcaacatcagcccttccaatgaacacccaggactgatatcctggactggttggatctccttgcagtccaagggactctcaagagtcttctccaacaccacagttcaaaagcatcagttctccggcgctcagctttctttatggtccaactctcacatccatacgcggctattgaaaaaaccatagccttgactagatacacctttgttggtaaagtaatgtatctgctttttaatatgttgtctaggttggtcataactttccttccaaggagtaagcatcttttaatttcatggctgcaatcatcatctgcagtgattttggagcccagaaaaataaagtctgacactgtttccactgtttctccgtctatttgccatgaatggaaccagatgccatgatctttgttttctgaatgttgagctttaagcctacgttttcactctcctctttcactttcatcaagaggctctttagttcttcttcactttctgccataagggtggtgttatctgcatttctgaggttattgatatttctcctggcaatcttgatttcagcttgtgcttcttccagcccagcatttctcatgatgtactctgcatataagtttaataagcagggtgacaatatacagccttgacgtactccttttcctgtttggagccagtctgttccatgtccagttctaactgttgcttcctgccctgtatacagatttctcaagaggcaggtcaggtggtctggtatttcccatctcttgaagaattttccacagtttattgtgatccacacagtcaaaggctttggcatagtcaacaaagcagaaatagatgtttttctggaattttcttgcttttcaatgatccagcagatgttgacaatttgatctctggttcctctgcctgttctaaacccagcttgaacatcaggaagttcacggttcacgtattgctgaagcctggcttggagaattttgagcattactttactagcatgtgagatgagtgcaatcatgcagtggtttgagcattctttggcattgcctttctttgagattggaatgaaaacggaccttttccagtcctgtggccactgctgagttttccaaatttgctggcatattgagtgcagcactttcacagcatcatctttcaggatttgaaatagctcagctggaattctgtcacctccactagctttgttcgtagtgatgctttctaaggcccacttgacttcacattccaggatgtctggctctaggtgagtgatcacaccatcatgattatctggatcatgaagatcttttttgtacagtttttctgtgtattcttgccacctcttcttaatatcttctgcttctgttaggtccataccatttctgtcctttatcaagcccatctttgcatgaaatgttcccttggtctctaattttcttgaagtgatctctagtcattcccattctattgttttcctctatttctttgcactgatcaacgaggaaggctttcttatctctccttgctcttctttggaactctgcattcaaatgggtatatctttccttttgcctttgctttttgcttttcttcttttcacagctatttgtaaggcctcctctgacagccattttgctgttttgcatttctttttcttggggatggtcttggtccctgctacctgtacaatgtcatgaacctctgtccatagttcatcaggcactctatcagatctagtcccttaaatctatttctcactttcactgtataatcattagggatttgatttaagtcatacctgaatggtctactggttttccttactttcttcaattttagtatgaatttggcaataaggagttcatgatctgaaccacagtcagctccctgtcttgtttttgttgactgtatagagcttcttcatctttggctgcaaagaatataatcaatctgatttcagtgttgaccatctggtgatatccatgtgtagagtcctcttgtGTTGTgagaagagggtatttgctatgaccagtgtgttattttagcaaaactttattagcctttgccctgcttcattctgtactcaaaggccaaatttgcctgttactccaggtgtttcttgacttcctactcttgtCATACTAGTACCATTTGTTAAAAGTCTCTTTACCCCAGTGATTGGGTATCGAATTTTCTGCTTATTTAGCAGAAATAACTTGTtcctcattttaaataaaaatttcaccGTCTAAGAGATTTCTGAGCATTTTAGAGACCTTCTTTTTAATCTCTCATCACCACTGAACCTCTGAACCACTGAACCTGAGAAGTTTCTGGAACCACTGTGTCTGACATAGTGAAACTGGAATGCAGAAATATGAGCCTCTCACTCAAGTTCATACAGAAGTTAGTCCCACTCTGAGTCTCTCTGTTATTTTCTGTTCCACCATCCTTCAAGAAATATGAGGAGAGGTTTTCATCTTTATGCCTGAGACAATTGTGTTAAGTAAGAATATTTTACAGTGATCTtggcaaaagaaaataattgtggAGGCCGTACATGCATTTCTGAAAGTAAGTGTCTTTGTGTTCAAGAGAATAATCTATACTTGAAGTAAATTGTTGCACAAAATATAGGCTAGATGCTTAAACTTGTAAGAATTACTCCAAGAACCTTAATTTCTTCTGGAAACCTGGCTTTCCCTAACTTTAATTAGTCCTTATCTAATGTAAGTAAACTGAAAATTTCAATATTGATTGCAcatagaaacaatttttaaaagacagctgaaaaaaataaaagacagctgAATGTCCTGAACCTAAAGAAAAGTGTCTGcaatttggaattctcttgctatttcttgATAGTGGCATTTTGAATGAATAATAAATCTTCCATCATTAATGAGTagtgaataaaatatataggGAATCAAGAGCAAGTCTGAGAAAATATGCAGCTACCCTTTCATGAGAGCAGATGATTAACACAGGTGACAGGCCCAGCCTGTCTTTGTTTGAGCtcatttttttggttttccagGCTTCTGCCTTTCTGCGTTGCTAATTAAAGGAGACGTGGTGCAGCGAGACACAGCCAGACACAGCTTGCTTGCCAAGCAGCCTTCCTCTAGGACGCGAAACAAACCTTCTCCTTCCTGGGTGTGCTCTCCTGTTGCCTGCATTGTGAGCTAAAGGAAGGTATTTGGCTGGGCAGAAAATTTGTTCTGGTTTTTCCAAAAAATCAAATGGAAGCCCAATGCACAGCAGACCACATCTAGAAGCCAGATCCTGTTTGTCAGAGGTCAAAGTCAAGTCAACTAAAGGGGCGTCATttcattaaatgtttttatttgaaaataattccaGACTTATACATTAGTTGTAAAACTAAAATACAGAGTTCCTCTATATCCTTCACCCAGCTTTCCCTAATATCTTACACAATCGTGGTACATTTATCAAGTACCATTAACTAAGTTACAGGCTTTAGTCAGATTTCACCAGACTTTATGTCCTTTTACTCTTCCAGAATCCAGTCCAAGCTTCTACTTTATATTTAGGGAGCAATatttgtttttgatgtggaccatttttacaatctctatttaatttgttacaataatatttctgttttgtggttTTGGGGGTATTTTTtgtctgtgaggcatgtgggatcctagcggCCTTgctgcattggaagacaaagtcttaatcaatgggccaccagggaaggccctgggaGCAGTCATTTTTGAGAGCAGTTTTGACAAACAAAACAACATCAGACTCTTCCCTCTGTTAATTTCAGAAGGTAGGCTCATTGAAAAGGCGTCTTTTCCTTGGGTGCATAACTGGAGCCAAATAGGAGCCTAGCAGGGCTTGCTCAGGAGCAAGCTGTTGGTGGGCTCCTCGAGAAAGGTTTTCCCTCAGTCCTTGCATCTAATGGGAAACAGCTATTTTCATTTTACCTCAagcttttcactttctctctgtgACAGCAGTAACTTGATTTTCTCCCCTTTCCATTCTGACACATACTCGCTAATTTTCTTTGCGTCTAAATTAGTTTAAAATGAGCTCGGCTTTATACACCAACATTATTAACAAATGTCAGCATGGCTCTGAAAATAGTGCTTGGGACCTGCTGCTGTTTCAGAACCCATAAAGGGAGCGCAGAGAACCAGCTAATCCTTGCAGTCTTCTCCCACCTATGgccaatttaaaagaagaaaaaaaaatcccagaggtTTATAGCTTTGTGACATTCTCTGCTCCTGTATCACCCTTGAGACAGAAGGTTTTTTTGATTCTGGCATGATTTGCATGACTCTCTTTCTGGGCGACTAAAATTCTTCCCTGAAGATAGTTTCTTTGGCTGCAGGAAAGCAGTACCGTGTGCTAAGTCGAtgcagccgtgtctgactcttcacgaccccatggactgtagcccaccaggctcctctgtccatgggattctccaggcaagaatactggagtgggttgccataccctcctccaggggatcctcccgactcagggatcgaacccacaactcttaagtctcctacatcatcaggcgggttctttaccactagcaccacccgggaagcccatgaTGGGGAAAAGCAGGAAAGCAGATGAGGACCTAAAAGTTATAGATGTAGGTGCAACAAACGAGACAGGTGAGAGAAAGATGGTGTGATTTGTTGAAAGAAATGTGTAGTGAGGAGGCATGTTTTGATTCTTGAAAAAAGACAGAAACCACTGGTCAAAAGTACCATTGTTGGGGTCACTGGAGGGAGAGATGACAGCAGTTGTTCCCAGAGAGTGGCTTTATCTTAATGGGAACAAGAGGGCTTGGCGCTTGGCTATCTCTTAGGTTCAAgagcaaaacattttaaaaacctttcaaAAGACACTGTCGTTTTCTAATTTAGCATTGCATGTTCACGCATTTCTGCATCCAAGAGGACagataaaaattaagtaaagtGCTTCTCTTCCAGTCATTGAGCAGTCCAGGAAGTGTTTTCTGAGGTTTTGAGCCAACTTAGCCCCTGATCAACCTTTCAGAAGGTTCTACTGGCTGAATTTTCAGATTGTTTCAAAGATTTGCAGGGAGTGAAAGcgaagtgtaagttgctcagttgtgtccaattctttgcgaccccatggactgtagcccaccaggcatctctgtccatgggattctccacacaagaatactggagtgggttgccattcccttctccaggggatcttcctgacccaggcagattctttaccatctgagccaccagggaagccccaaagcacaCCATATAACACACGTTTATGTATAGTCCACAGTGAAAATTATGTTCTCCAGTGTTTAAGgcgtttctatttattttttaaaaattgtatgtatttactttgtttatattgtatgtatttgttttgtatctattgtatgtatttgttttgtatatattgtgtgtatttattttgtttatattgtatgtgtgtgttttgtataTATTGTGTTTGTCTTGTATCTATTGTCTGTATTTACTTTGTTTCTATtgtatgtatttgttttgtatatattgtatatattttatatatactgtatgtatttgttttgtatatactgtatgtatttgttttgtatatactgtatgtatttgttttgtatatactgtatgtatttgttttgtatatacTGTATGTATTTGTCTTGTATATATtgtatgtatttgttttgtatatattgtatgtattttgtatatattgtgtGTATTTATTGTGTATCTATTGTGTGTAtttattgtgtatttattttgtatctattGTATGTATTTGTCTTGTATCTATTGTATGTATTTGTTTTGAATctattgtatgtatttattttgtatatatcgTATGTATTTGTCTTGTATatattgtatgtatttatattgtaTGTATTTGTCTTGTATATATTGTATGTATTTGTCTTGTATCATATATTGTATGTATTTGTCTTGTATTGTATGTGTCTTGTATatattgtatgtatttatattgtatgtatttgtcttgtatatattgtatgtatttatattgtaTGTATTTGTCTTGTATATATTGTATGTATTTGTCTTGTATATATTGTATGTATTTGTCTTGTATTGTATGTATTTGTCTTGTATatattgtatgtatttatattgtatgtatttgtcttgtatatattgtatgtatttatattgtatgtatttgtcttatatatattgtatgtatttatattgtaTGTATTTGTCTTGTATTGTATGTATTTGTCTTGTATCTATCGTATGTATTTGTCttgactgtgctggatctttgttgccgggtgggcttttctctagctgtggtgagcaggggctcctctctggttgcAGTACTTGGcattctcattgcggtggcttctcttgttgcggggcACGGGCGCCAGGacacccaggcttcagcagttgtggctcctagACTCTGGAACAcgggctcatgggcttagttgctttgcagcatgtgtgatcttcttggatcagggatcaaacttgtgtgtcctgcattgggaggcggattctttaccactgaagcctTGTAAGGcatctttaaaagaaatcaataaaaactggaaaaaccTCACCCCATTTTGAAAGACTGTTATTTCCACAGACCATTGTGATTTGAAAAGGCTTTTCTGCtgctgtaaagtaaaataaagaaaccataggaaaaaaaaaatgtcttggcTTATCGTAGATGCATCTGTTGAGTCAAGGGTTTGGCTGAATTACACGGAGGTGGATGAACTGCCTTGCTTAATTATGGCTCAAGCATATCCACCTCCTTCAATCTCATCCACACCACGTGGCAAGGTCCCTTGGGGACTCACACGGTGAAATAAATCTCTCAGGAAAGAGCTTGTGTCTTCAGGCCTCCGAGATGGCTTTTAACCCAGgaaagccaaagacagagaattaATGTAGGGGTGACTTCTCAGTATTATTCTCTGGGGAACCCCTTTGTTCAGTGATGCCATGCCTGTTCCCTTCTTAGAAGTGTAATGGACAGTAAATGTCTCCTGGATGGCCCACTCATTCCCTGTCTGATTCGGCCCAAAGTGCAGGAAGGTGCAAGCCAGTTTTCCCAGTTTGAGGGCGTCCTGGGAGCCATGTCAGCCACAGTTTACCCTGTCCACAGGATTGTTCTCTGCCTCTTCTCACCTCTTCTCCAGCCTCCAGTCTGGGTTTTGTGCCAAGGATTTGTTTTGGAGGCTTCAAAGACAGCGTCATGCCTGCCCCTTCCAGATTCTTCCCAGAATAAAGAGATGGTGGAGGAATGGAGAGTGTCTTATCGTCTCCCTACATTCGTAGCTGCTACCCAGTGGTTTAGAGCTGATGGGGCCAATAAGGATTAACTGCTTTCCAGGCTGGTAAAATAACTCTTTATCGTGTTACATTTAATACATGGAAAGGAATTCGTGTAATATATCTTTAGATTATGACGTGTTATAATAACAAGAACACACAGGAACTTCCAGGCACTCAAGTTCTAGAAAATTATCAATGCTTCTGGTTTCTTCTGCATGATTTCCTGCTGCCCCGCACCCCCAAAGTTACCATGATCTTGGGTTTTATGTTtactatctctttaagaaatagCACTGACTATATACACTACCCTCTGCagaacagacagctagtgggagggagctcagcttggcgctctgtgaggacctagagGGCAGGGTGGAGGCAGCGGGAGGGAGCCTGAAAGGGGAGGGGATAATGGACACTTAGAGCTGCTTCACTTCATTGTATGGAAGAAAGCAACACACCATTGCAAAGCAGCTATTCTCCgataataaaaaagattttactgAAGGATGGTTgacttacaaagttgtgttagtttcaggcatacagtcCCTTTGTTTCATGTATCTGATGAATACGTTGTTTTGATTTGGTTTTGAACTCTGCAAAAATAATACCCTGCCCAACGCGTGTTTCTTTCACTCGATTTTACATTTAAACCTTCAACCATGTTTTTGCAGttcattttcactgctgaatGACTCTCTATTCCGGGAACATGCCACGATCTCTATAAGCATGCTCTCATTACTGGACATTTGGTCTGTTTCCAGTCCTTTTGTCTGTTACAGACATTGTCACTGCATATTTGTGCTCATATCTGAATCATTTACTTAAGAATCTCTCTCGGGGAAGTTTCACCTGAAAGTTAAATTGCTGGCTTGTAAATTCTGTGAATGCTCAAGTTCACAAGATGCTGCCAGAATGTACCAGATTACTCTCCCATCTGCTATGTATGAGTCCTCATCATCAGAGTTCTTAATTTTTGCCCAGTTAATGGGTATAAATTGATACCTCATAGTGAtgctgatttgcattttcctgagcaCTAGTGAGGCTGAGTATTTTATTGTGTGTTCATGGACCATTCatgcttcctcttctgtgaaattcCTTTTTATGCGTCTTACCCATTTTTCTATGaggacatttgtctttttcttactgacCTATAGAA
Protein-coding sequences here:
- the GINS3 gene encoding DNA replication complex GINS protein PSF3 isoform X1, producing the protein MSEAYFRVESGALGPQENFLSLDDILMSHEKLSVRTEIPMPRLGAFFLDRSGGAETDNAIPEGTKLELPLWLAKGLFDNKRRILSVELPKIYQEGWRTVFSADANVVDLHKMGPHFYGFGSQLLHFDSPENADISHSLLQTFVGRFRRIMDSSQNAYNEDTSALVARLDEMERGLFQTGQKGLNDFQCWEKGQASQLTASNLVQNYAKRKFTDMED
- the GINS3 gene encoding DNA replication complex GINS protein PSF3 isoform X2 — protein: MSEAYFRVESGALGPQENFLSLDDILMSHEKLSVRTEIPMPRLGAFFLDRSGGAETDNAIPETFVGRFRRIMDSSQNAYNEDTSALVARLDEMERGLFQTGQKGLNDFQCWEKGQASQLTASNLVQNYAKRKFTDMED